Genomic segment of Synechococcus sp. A18-25c:
AGCAGGCTTCCTTTTTGGTGTCTTCAGCGCATGCCCATCACCTTTCGGAAAGCCATTCGTCGCTGAGTGGTGGCGATCAAATCTTCGATGGTTGGTTGGGCGCTGAGGTTTTCGCTGGGGGAAGAACAGCTTGATGGAGACGAGAGAAGCCGTCACGGCGCAGTCCGCGGCGCCCCAGCTGTTGCCCACGCGGCAACACTTACGCTTTCTGATCGGGAACAACAAAGTCGAAGCCCAGGGTGGACTTGGCGAGTGCGACCACTGACTGATGAGAGAGCGATCACCAGGCGCAATGATCTCTCCAGCGTGGTGCCCCGCCAGATGCAGCAGGATCAGGACCGCACCGGATTCGCAGATGGTGACCGGTTGGTCGCTGCCGATCGATACCTCCACAGCTCATGGGCGATCTCTTTTCTCTCCATGGACCAACGCCACAGTGAAGGGACGTTGACTACACCACTCTCTCGACATCTAAGTGCTAATAACAAATAGCGTGATTAATTCTTTGCACTACTGATTCGTATACCTCTTTCAATCTCTCTTCTCGCTAGCCGGCAAGTGTCACTACCGAAGACCCACGAATCTAAACATTCTTAGCCGCCACCCACATTCAAACAGCTCAAGTCGAATCCACCGGCCGCGCCCTCAAGCAGCTCATCTTCCGAAAGCTCATCTTGAGATGTCTGTAGCTCTTCAACAGAAATCGTGAAGCCTGCTTCCTTGGCAATGTCCACTATGGCAGCAGAGTCGGAGACGCCTTTGAGCTTTTGTTGGAGTGCTGAATCTGACTGTATTGCTTCCCAGAACGCTTTGAATTGTTCTTCTGACATGAGTGGTCTAGATGGATCCACTTCCTAGCAAGATCGGCCGTCATCGACCGTTCTTTGTGGAATTGTCAAAACACAGCTGCATCTGTTGAACCACTTCCATCACCACTCAGGCTCAAGCCGTTCAAGCAGGCTCACCGATTCAAGAAGTCCAAGCACAGGTCAAGCAGGATGGTTTGACTCGCAGCATTGCTCTGGCGAGGTGGAGGCATGCGTCTGTTCACCGCCGTCAAGCTTGATGCTCAGGAATGTCTCCGAAAGGGTTGAAGCCGGAGGTTTTAGCAACGATCAACCTTAGGGGTTTGTTGAGACGGAAGCAATCCGCGTGAATGACAGGATTAATGCGTTAGTAGCGGTAACGCAGGTAGCAGTTATTACGCTGGGCCTGATTGTTGAACCCCCTTGCCATTTGTTGTTGTTCGCGTGAGCTGATGCCACTGCGCATAATGTCTCGCTCCAGCAGACTCAGCACTTGCTCCACCTGGGGTCTGCTATAGCCGCTATCCAGCATTGCGCAGGCGACCGATGCGGCACCCATGCCGAAATCCTCCCGGCCAGCCTGTGCTGCAGGTGCCAGCAGGCCGGATGAAGCGACGGATAACGACAACAGAAGCAGGAACGAGCGCATCACCATGAACAAGCTCACGTCACCGTAGGCAATCCGCAGCTGATCGTGCTCAGACAATCACGCCCAGTGCGTTTGGCTGAAGTCAAGACACTGCCAATGACGATTGGCACGGTGAATCGTCATGGCCTTTACGTTCTTTTCTCTGAGTGATTCAGCACATTGGAAAGTCATCAGCTTGTTGATTGCCGATAGATTGCGTTCGACCGATCGTTGTGAAGCACCATGTTGGCTGGTTTTCGATCGATAGCCTTAGCGGCAGCTCTCGTTAGTCCCTTGCTGCCATGGCCATCCGTTGCCAAAGCAGGGTCCGTGAGTTGCGGCGAGTTACCCCCTCATGGTGAATGGTGCGGCTATCACGTGATGACGACGGACTACGGCGATGTTTACAAAATCGACTACCGCAACGGCAATGAATCCGAAAAACTGACCATCGTTTGTGATGGGCGTTACGTGGTGGATTGGGAAAGTCGCGGCAATCTCGAGCAGGGACAGGCGGACTGGGTTGCGACCGAATTCTGTGCTCTTCCCAGCGATTGACCCCACGCTGCAAGCTCAACGTCTTGTCGCGGTTACCAACAAACCGTCGCGGGGTGTGGGGCTTGGAATGAGTTGAAGGGAGAAATCCTGATTGGGTTCCAACTCGAGCTTCAGCGTCCGCAGCAGGCCAACGGCCATCAGTCGAATCTCCAATTCCGCCAGCGCCTTTCCCAAGCAGACGCGCTCACCGCCTCCAAACGGTAAGAGGGTCTGCTTGAACGAGCCATCCAGATGGCGTTGTGGTCGGAACTGCTCCAGATCATCGGCATCGGCATGGGTGGAGCTGCTCAGCACCACTTGAATCACGCGGTCTTCCGGAACCTCGACCTCACCGAGCTGCACGGCTTGCCGATTGCGCCGGAAGAAACCACCCACCGGTGGGGTCTGCCGCATCACCTCCAGCACCGTGGCGTCAAGCCGCGGGGAACGCTGACTGGCTTCGAAAGGCCACGGTGAGGTGCGCAGTTCTTCCAGCAGCCAGGTCTCGACGGTTGGATTGAGGAGCAGGGCCCGGAACAGACAGCTCAGGGATGACGCCGTTGTTTCGTAGCCGGCAAACAGCAGCAGGAGCAGCTGTTCGGCCAGATCATCATCATCGAGGGGGATGCCGGCTTCATCCAGGCCCCCACTGAGCAGATCCAGTCCACCGCCTCTCGATTGGTTGGATTGCAGAACGGCTGTCAGTTGTTCGAGCAGCCTTTGGCGTGCTGCCATCGCCTTGGCAAAGGGCGTGCCGGGGATCGCCATGGGAATCGAGAACAGGGCCCGCGTCCAGATTTCAAAATCGGTGAACAGAGCGTCACGGCGGTCCGCTTCTAGACCGAGCACGGTCGTGGCAATCACCGCAAACGCGAAACGGCGCATCCGAACGGCCAAGGGCACCGCTGCTTTGGCGGCGCACAAGTCGTCGCCGAGCTGCTCAACCAGCGTCTGGATGGATGGGGTGTAGCGACTCAACGCTGCACTGGAGAACAGTTGGCCCACCACGCGGCGTCGCGCCTTATGGCCTTCGCCGCTGCGGTTGGCCAGAGAACGGCTGCCAAGCAACTGACGGACGCTTTCGGGCCACCAACCCTCCAAGGCTTCGCTCTGCTTGAGCAGATCGGTGA
This window contains:
- a CDS encoding Nif11-like leader peptide family natural product precursor — its product is MSEEQFKAFWEAIQSDSALQQKLKGVSDSAAIVDIAKEAGFTISVEELQTSQDELSEDELLEGAAGGFDLSCLNVGGG
- a CDS encoding cytochrome P450, producing MTAATLPSTGAVTGLKETLDFFNDPAFAQRRFDTHGDVFETKLLAQRIVFIRGERAITDLLKQSEALEGWWPESVRQLLGSRSLANRSGEGHKARRRVVGQLFSSAALSRYTPSIQTLVEQLGDDLCAAKAAVPLAVRMRRFAFAVIATTVLGLEADRRDALFTDFEIWTRALFSIPMAIPGTPFAKAMAARQRLLEQLTAVLQSNQSRGGGLDLLSGGLDEAGIPLDDDDLAEQLLLLLFAGYETTASSLSCLFRALLLNPTVETWLLEELRTSPWPFEASQRSPRLDATVLEVMRQTPPVGGFFRRNRQAVQLGEVEVPEDRVIQVVLSSSTHADADDLEQFRPQRHLDGSFKQTLLPFGGGERVCLGKALAELEIRLMAVGLLRTLKLELEPNQDFSLQLIPSPTPRDGLLVTATRR